A single Venturia canescens isolate UGA chromosome 1, ASM1945775v1, whole genome shotgun sequence DNA region contains:
- the qin gene encoding RING finger protein 17 isoform X2: protein MLFSYQKKNAEYVQQFYEVQSKMTDTLQRISQTKKKIREVRTSAQDLHKNGNIEKAINEHFVHLHGLLQNIEKRLIDKLYEQRDNLTKNLEDLKKRLDAQENKLQAALTMTLNANNLSERINLKDVVTKMLKLANEAHCYLVQDPIIDNSNITFHPDQSIKSALENHCKLVIPEISGYCLQTEDNLPEDYKIEPLVKRPHDNSMCSELSTMRKASSCRSVYSQRSEILNETEAEIRNGDTLIPVKICNVENPSSFYVCKVSHLNKIFELEEMLNNYANKNHQVPREVEQNGLYAVKHQVTNRWYRGRVTFPEKSERYEVFNIDKGSVEHNVPKQQLRCIPEHLTSMGPMVMHCALYNIMPKNGQWSNEACEAISKYQAFNETVKMHVENSKGNIYYVDLLVENSKRIAGSYTSSIRDALIFIGLGVFHSSHQLLRSTPYAVRRYFLEELAINYFHNVKVTHMESPDCIYVQKIDENFVYLQKMMIDINAYYKDKIKSDDGIIHVPEIGLTCAAEDTDGTWYRAVISKETTESRMVTVTLVDFGRTITVNFDKIRTLHEKFMASTAQAIKTTLADINPVDGEWSQSCKELMSEHFENPYVRVFAYEKTADVTTVNLTTSSGINIAALLVSKGLAISVGPRSSGVVEAPLAPPVMKKSKAKVRNNRTVKKKKQKQATVEKTLNRLCQETNDPFKLRVKILRVKSPDEIYVADPENDKRYSKLITDMQRFYSLNEGHSNDDEWKIGHQCAVYSASDRMFCRGKIVGFNNPKEAQVFLYDLTHTENIPVADLQPLALQFWDTPCYAIKVKLAGLNPCGGSSGWISASCDKLQNLIAENQNCKFFISTLGNLEKDHLEVELWVEQVKIEGPLAPGRIEINSINKMLVHEGMALPIKQYESNAKVLAVELKRQISTKQEKPMNKNRKINGTFQKKEHCNDIDSPQTINSDDELNLCENGFSVEEDETTLCSEEDSLSNNKFKFLPDEKVEQTATQWLPAIPIEDAQFEAMVTNLDDDCRFYIHSIQQSRNHLSYIERTLDEKYRNTVVTPPDLVWEEGDLCIAQYHSNKKWYRGQVREVLENGVTKVEFIDYGNIEICENGTLRKTLALLDIPRQGTHCFIFGLVPNTEDGKWPTIDLDRIHGILVDQICDIFVRERKPDHLEVSLLMKNPKKCDLITFLCDDLKMNVLMDTGSAKLTSEEASDKTNDDTADTTVDEAENDVDVVVDGYIENNEYELIKEQKIIHHVKDDSTEDEEYEAVEKNRPDEIEKTTNDNGREIENDGESRATDTIDNCNDENIEGGDEIENHCENECKEITCIEIDRSKSPKSNTLQTIRDLENTFLRNKDFEEAENNIKCTNPFHEDIISGTMCCTHISDEISINGQVMKDLDVLDAISLPSTGGLTGDEIITSTPHNHSFEANNNQTKSIIIPEDVTLVKAEISLVGLDQFTLHIVGNNSSKILTQQRQHYEKIMAEMQIHAEDQPLLKSFYSGQLCCAKFMDGKWYRSKVVSNESQPYELGHTLNVYFIDYGNSSCVKSEDIRVLKDEWHEAPCMLMHCGLWNVFINPTIDPNESLLRIKEFFESEQYTESKNPRTFYIKIEARYDEFYKIQMYNNEDCTVLTYQPIIDEGLYVQETNLWA, encoded by the exons AAAATTCGAGAAGTCCGGACAAGCGCACAGGATCTacataaaaatggaaatatcgaaaaagcCATCAACGAACACTTCGTACACCTCCATGGCCTCTTACAGAATATCGAAAAACGTTTAATCGACAAATTATACGAGCAACGTGACAATTTAACGAAAAACCTCGAGGACCTTAAAAAGCGTCTCGATGCTCAGGAAAATAAACTCCAGGCTGCGTTAACC ATGACGTTAAACGCGAACAATTTGTCGGAACGAATAAATCTGAAAGACGTTGTAACGAAGATGTTAAAACTCGCGAATGAAGCACACTGTTATCTTGTTCAAGATCCAATTATAGACAACAGCAACATAAC ATTTCATCCTGACCAATCAATTAAATCGGCCCTCGAAAATCATTGCAAGCTTGTAATCCCGGAAATTTCAGGCTACTGTTTACAGACAGAGGACAATTTGCCGGAAGATTACAAAATCGAGCCCCTCGTGAAAAGACCGCACG ATAATTCTATGTGTTCGGAATTATCAACGATGAGAAAAGCTTCATCGTGCCGTTCGGTGTATTCCCAGCGCTCCGAAATTCTAAACGAAACCGAAGCCGAGATTCGAAACGGCG aCACTCTTATTCCCGTGAAAATCTGTAACGTGGAAAACCCTTCGAGCTTTTACGTCTGCAAGGTATCCCATCTTAACAAAATCTTCGAACTGGAGGAGATGCTCAATAATTATGCAAACAAAAATCACCAAGTACCTCGTGAAGTGGAACAAA ATGGTTTGTACGCCGTGAAGCATCAGGTTACCAATAGATGGTACCGGGGTCGAGTAACATTTCCCGAAAAATCTGAAAGGTACGAAGTTTTCAATATTGATAAAGGAAGTGTCGAGCACAACGTGCCCAAGCAACAGTTGCGATGTATTCCCGAGCATCTTACGTCGATGGGACCAATGGTAATGCACTGCGCTCTGTACAACATCATGCCAAAAAACGGTCAATGGTCGAATGAGGCCTGTGAAGCAATTTCCAAATATCA GGCGTTCAACGAAACTGTGAAGATGCACGTCGAAAATTCAAAGGGCAACATTTATTACGTCGATCTCCtagtggaaaattcaaaacgtATCGCTGGTTCTTACACATCTTCGATTCGCGACGCTCTCATTTTCATAGGCCTGGGTGTCTTCCACAGTTCCCATCAATTGCTG AGGAGCACTCCATATGCAGTCCGCAGATATTTCCTTGAAGAACTGGCAATTAACTACTTCCATAACGTTAAAGTCACCCACATGGAATCACCGGATTGTATATATGTGCAGAAA AtagatgaaaatttcgtttacCTCCAGAAAATGATGATCGACATAAACGCGTATTACAAAGACAAAATCAAATCGGACGATGGTATCATTCACGTTCCtgaaatcg GATTGACATGTGCTGCAGAAGATACCGACGGCACTTGGTATCGGGCGGTCATCAGTAAGGAAACAACTGAATCACGAATGGTCACAGTTACCCTCGTCGATTTTGGTAGGACTATCACTGTCAATTTCGACAAGATTCGAACATTGCATGAAAAGTTCATGGCATCTACAGCTCAG GCGATCAAAACAACTCTGGCAGACATCAACCCTGTGGATGGAGAGTGGAGCCAAAGCTGTAAGGAACTCATGTCAGAACATTTCGAGAACCCTTATGTTCGAGTATTCGCATACGAAAAAACTGCGGACGTTACTACTGTGAATTTAACGACTTCGTCCGGCATCAATATAGCGGCGTTGCTAGTTTCAAAAGGTCTCGCAATTTCTGTAGGACCaag ATCATCAGGAGTAGTAGAGGCACCCCTTGCTCCACCGGTTATGAAAAAGAGTAAAGCGAAGGTGCGTAATAACCGaacagtaaagaaaaaaaagcagaaacAAGCTACGGTGGAAAAGACGTTGAATCGTCTTTGCCAAGAAACGAATGATCCGTTCAAGTTACGAGTAAAGATCTTGAGAGTTAAATCGCCTGATGAAATTTACGTTGCTGATCCGGAAAACGACAAACGCTACTCGAAATTGATCACGGATATGCAAAGATTCTACTCGCTAAACGAAGGACATTCAAATGATGATGAATGGAAAATCGGTCATCAGTGTGCTGTTTATTCAGCATCCGACCGAATGTTCTGTCGTGGAAAAATCGTCGGATTTAACAATCCCAAAGAAGCTCAGGTTTTTCTGTATGACTTAACTcacacagaaaatattccagtCGCCGATTTACAACCATTGGCACTCCAATTTTGGGATACACCGTGTTACGCTATCAAAGTTAAATTAGCTGGTTTGAATCCTTGCGGTGGCTCTTCCGGGTGGATTTCAGCTTCCTGTGACAAGCTTCAAAATTTGATAGCGGAAAACCAAAATTGCAAATTCTTCATTTCCACACTA GGTAATTTGGAAAAGGACCATCTCGAAGTCGAACTTTGGGTCGAGCAAGTAAAAATCGAAGGACCTTTGGCTCCTGGAAGAATAGAAATAAACTCTATCAACAAAATGTTGGTTCACGAGGGCATGGCTCTACCGATTAAACA ATATGAGAGCAATGCGAAAGTTCTCGCGGTCGAGTTGAAGCGTCAAATTTCGACCAAACAAGAAAAACCAATGAATAAGAACAGGAAAATAAATGGAACGTTTCAAAAGAAGGAGCATTGTAACGATATCGATTCTCCACAAACAATCAATTCCGACGATGAATTGAACTTGTGCGAGAATGGTTTCAGCGTAGAAGAGGATGAAACAACACTTTGTTCTGAGGAAGATTCATTGTCGAATAACAAGTTCAAGTTCTTACCTGACGAAAAAGTCGAGCAGACGGCAACACAATGGCTCCCAGCTATCCCAATCGAGGACGCTCAATTTGAAGCTATGGTCACAAATTTAGACGACGATTGTCGCTTCTATATTCATTCTATACAACAAA GTCGCAACCATTTATCTTACATCGAAAGAACCCTCGACGAGAAATACAGGAATACGGTAGTAACTCCTCCGGATCTTGTGTGGGAAGAGGGTGACCTTTGCATCGCTCAGTATcactcgaataaaaaatggtacaGAGGCCAAGTTCGTGAGGTATTGGAAAATGGGGTGACCAAG GTTGAGTTCATTGATTatggaaatatcgaaatttgcGAAAACGGAACTCTTCGGAAAACTTTGGCACTTCTTGACATTCCGCGACAAGGCACACACTGTTTTATCTTCGGATTAGTGCCA AATACAGAGGATGGAAAATGGCCTACCATCGATTTGGACCGAATCCACGGGATCTTAGTTGATCAAATCTGCGATATCTTCGTGAGAGAACGTAAACCAGACCACCTAGAG gtGTCACTCTTGATGAAGAAtccgaaaaaatgtgatttaatAACATTTTTGTGCGATGACTTGAAAATGAATGTCCTAATGGATACCGGATCCGCTAAATTGACAAGTGAAGAAGCTAGTGACAAGACCAACGATGACACTGCCGACACGACTGTCGACGAAGCAGAGAACGACGTTGATGTCGTAGTCGATGGTTATATCGAGAATAACGAGTACGAGCTTATCAAGGAGCAAAAAATCATTCACCACGTAAAGGATGATTCTACTGAGGACGAAGAATACGAAGCAGTCGAAAAAAATAGGCCTGATGAGATCGAGAAAACAACGAATGACAACGGtagagaaattgaaaatgacgGAGAGAGCCGTGCAACAGATACAATCGATAATTGTAatgacgaaaacatcgaaggaggtgatgaaattgaaaatcactgTGAAAACGAATGCAAGGAGATCACTTGTATCGAAATCGATCGTTCGAAATCTCCGAAATCAAATACTCTACAGACAATACGCGATTTGGAAAACACGTTCCTCCGCAATAAAGATTTCGAAGAGGCTGAAAATAATATCAAATGTACAAACCCCTTCCATGAAGACATCATATCCGGGACAATGTGCTGTACTCACATCTCGGACGAAATCAGTATAAACGGGCAAGTGATGAAAGATCTTGATGTACTCGATGCTATTTCTCTTCCGAGTACTGGTGGGCTCACGGGGGATGAAATCATTACCTCGACTCCGCATAACCATTCTTTCGAAGCGAATAACAATCAAACCAAATCCATTATAATTCCTGAGGATGTCACTCTGGTGAAAGCAGAAATATCTCTTGTCGGTCTTGATCAGTTCACGCTACATATTGTAGGCAACAACAGTTCAAAG ATATTGACACAACAACGGCAGcattacgaaaaaataatggccGAAATGCAAATTCATGCCGAGGACCAACCGCTTTTGAAGTCCTTCTATTCAG GTCAATTATGTTGTGCTAAATTCATGGATGGCAAATGGTATCGGTCAAAAGTGGTTTCGAACGAATCGCAACCTTATGAGTTAGGACATACGCTGAACGtttattttatcgattatGGTAACAGTTCCTGCGTGAAATCTGAGGA CATTCGCGTTTTAAAAGATGAATGGCACGAAGCTCCTTGCATGTTAATGCACTGCGGCTTATGGAATGTATTCATTAATCCAACGATTGATCCCAATGAAAGCCTCCTCAGAATAAAAGAGTTTTTTGAATCAGAACAGTATACTGAAAGCAAGAATCCCCGAACGTTCTACATTAAAATCGAG GCCCGATACGACGAATTCTATAAAATTCAAATGTACAATAATGAAGATTGTACTGTTCTCACTTATCAACCAATTATCGATGAAGGTCTGTACGTCCAAGAAACAAACTTGTGGGCTTGA
- the CstF64 gene encoding cleavage stimulation factor subunit 2 isoform X2: MNNTTITDQSLMDKSMRSVFVGNIPYEATEENLKDIFSEVGPVLSFKLVFDRETGKPKGYGFCEYKDQETALSAMRNLNGYEIGGRTLRVDNACTEKSRMEMQSLLQGQNTENPYGEVVQADKAPEAISKAVASLPPEQMFALMKQMKLCVQNNPNEARQMLLQNPQLAYALLQAQVVMRIVDPHTAVSMLHKANPIPGLLVPSEKPTTHGLPTRIEEPWTAARPTATNVPPPPIFAGQDVDLRTLDRQMDPRLARMDQDLRGPPPIQPAAVSVPPPVPPVVGTAGPFNLPENFARDPRSDRFARDPRDPRESRAAVDPRMNKAAAPASVPPVSAPRPVAPPAVPAAAASTGSAATTASVLAASNSTATSRLMAGMSPAGSIPSGASDQEKAALIMQVLQLSDEQIAMLPPEQRQSILVLKEQIAKSTQR; the protein is encoded by the exons aTGAATAATACAACTATTACTGATCAGTCCCTAATGGACAAGTCAATGCGTAGTGTATTTG TTGGAAACATTCCGTATGAGGCTACagaggaaaatttaaaagacaTATTCAGTGAAGTCGGTCCAGTTTTGTCATTCAA ATTGGTTTTCGATCGGGAAACCGGCAAACCAAAAGGCTATGGATTCTGCGAGTACAAGGATCAGGAAACGGCTCTCAGTGCCATGCGAAATCTCAATGGATATGAAATCGGTGGCAGAACTCTTCGTGTCGACAATGCTTGTACTGAGAAAAGTCGAATGGAAATGCAAAGTCTTTTGCAAGGGCAGAACACAGAAAATCCATACGGGGAAGTCGTGCAGGCTGATAAAGCTCCAGAAGCTATAAGCAAGGCAGTAGCTTCATTGCCACCAGAGCAAATGTTTGCATTGATGAAACAAATGAAACTTTGCGTTCAAAATAATCCGAACGAGGCTCGACAAATGTTACTGCAAAATCCTCAGCTCGCTTATGCATTGCTTCAGGCTCAAGTCGTTATGAGAATTGTAGATCCTCACACTGCAGTGAGCATGCTACATAAAGCAAATCCAATACCTGGTCTCCTGGTGCCATCTGAAAAGCCGACCACTCATGGATTGCCAACTCGAATCGAAGAGCCTTGGACTGCAGCTAGACCAACTGCAACAAATGTCCCACCTCCACCTATATTTGCTG gTCAAGACGTGGATCTCCGAACACTAGACAGACAAATGGACCCGCGATTAGCGAGGATGGATCAAGATCTTCGAGGTCCTCCTCCAATACAGCCTGCAGCAGTTAGCGTTCCACCCCCAGTTCCACCTGTTGTTGGAACTGCTGGTCCTTTTAACTTGCCTGAAAA ctTCGCTCGGGATCCACGTTCCGATAGATTTGCCAGAGATCCAAGAGATCCCCGTGAATCGAGGGCTGCCGTTGATCCAAGAATGAACAAAGCAGCTG caCCAGCTTCAGTGCCTCCAGTATCAGCACCACGACCTGTAGCTCCACCGGCTGTACCGGCCGCAGCGGCGAGTACTGGAAGTGCGGCAACAACCGCGAGTGTCTTAGCTGCGTCAAACAGTACAGCGACTTCGAGACTAATGGCAGGAATGTCACCAGCCGGTAGCATTCCAAGCGGCGCGTCTGATCAGGAAAAG GCCGCTCTCATAATGCAAGTATTGCAGTTATCAGACGAACAGATAGCCATGTTACCACCGGAACAACGCCAGAGTATATTAGTCCTAAAAGAACAAATAGCCAAAAGCACACAGCGCTAA
- the CstF64 gene encoding cleavage stimulation factor subunit 2 isoform X1: protein MNNTTITDQSLMDKSMRSVFVGNIPYEATEENLKDIFSEVGPVLSFKLVFDRETGKPKGYGFCEYKDQETALSAMRNLNGYEIGGRTLRVDNACTEKSRMEMQSLLQGQNTENPYGEVVQADKAPEAISKAVASLPPEQMFALMKQMKLCVQNNPNEARQMLLQNPQLAYALLQAQVVMRIVDPHTAVSMLHKANPIPGLLVPSEKPTTHGLPTRIEEPWTAARPTATNVPPPPIFAGQDVDLRTLDRQMDPRLARMDQDLRGPPPIQPAAVSVPPPVPPVVGTAGPFNLPENTLPVEGSESFARDPRSDRFARDPRDPRESRAAVDPRMNKAAAPASVPPVSAPRPVAPPAVPAAAASTGSAATTASVLAASNSTATSRLMAGMSPAGSIPSGASDQEKAALIMQVLQLSDEQIAMLPPEQRQSILVLKEQIAKSTQR, encoded by the exons aTGAATAATACAACTATTACTGATCAGTCCCTAATGGACAAGTCAATGCGTAGTGTATTTG TTGGAAACATTCCGTATGAGGCTACagaggaaaatttaaaagacaTATTCAGTGAAGTCGGTCCAGTTTTGTCATTCAA ATTGGTTTTCGATCGGGAAACCGGCAAACCAAAAGGCTATGGATTCTGCGAGTACAAGGATCAGGAAACGGCTCTCAGTGCCATGCGAAATCTCAATGGATATGAAATCGGTGGCAGAACTCTTCGTGTCGACAATGCTTGTACTGAGAAAAGTCGAATGGAAATGCAAAGTCTTTTGCAAGGGCAGAACACAGAAAATCCATACGGGGAAGTCGTGCAGGCTGATAAAGCTCCAGAAGCTATAAGCAAGGCAGTAGCTTCATTGCCACCAGAGCAAATGTTTGCATTGATGAAACAAATGAAACTTTGCGTTCAAAATAATCCGAACGAGGCTCGACAAATGTTACTGCAAAATCCTCAGCTCGCTTATGCATTGCTTCAGGCTCAAGTCGTTATGAGAATTGTAGATCCTCACACTGCAGTGAGCATGCTACATAAAGCAAATCCAATACCTGGTCTCCTGGTGCCATCTGAAAAGCCGACCACTCATGGATTGCCAACTCGAATCGAAGAGCCTTGGACTGCAGCTAGACCAACTGCAACAAATGTCCCACCTCCACCTATATTTGCTG gTCAAGACGTGGATCTCCGAACACTAGACAGACAAATGGACCCGCGATTAGCGAGGATGGATCAAGATCTTCGAGGTCCTCCTCCAATACAGCCTGCAGCAGTTAGCGTTCCACCCCCAGTTCCACCTGTTGTTGGAACTGCTGGTCCTTTTAACTTGCCTGAAAA CACTCTTCCTGTGGAAGGATCTGAGAG ctTCGCTCGGGATCCACGTTCCGATAGATTTGCCAGAGATCCAAGAGATCCCCGTGAATCGAGGGCTGCCGTTGATCCAAGAATGAACAAAGCAGCTG caCCAGCTTCAGTGCCTCCAGTATCAGCACCACGACCTGTAGCTCCACCGGCTGTACCGGCCGCAGCGGCGAGTACTGGAAGTGCGGCAACAACCGCGAGTGTCTTAGCTGCGTCAAACAGTACAGCGACTTCGAGACTAATGGCAGGAATGTCACCAGCCGGTAGCATTCCAAGCGGCGCGTCTGATCAGGAAAAG GCCGCTCTCATAATGCAAGTATTGCAGTTATCAGACGAACAGATAGCCATGTTACCACCGGAACAACGCCAGAGTATATTAGTCCTAAAAGAACAAATAGCCAAAAGCACACAGCGCTAA
- the amrt gene encoding TM2 domain-containing protein CG11103, whose product MKIRLLIILSICCWMTAECMMLNAVNKSEESRQEYRPEGPLVMCKYLPKEFIECEEPIDHKGNKTAKDEAGFGCVKFGGSRYEDVEKTEVSCTVLPDIECFGPRTFFKEGVPCIRYSGHYFATTLLYSILLGFLGMDRFCLGQTGTAVGKLLSLGGLGVWWIVDMILLVTNSLQPEDGSNWNPYV is encoded by the exons ATGAAGATAAGGCTCTTAATAATTCTCAGTATTTGTTGCTGGATGACTGCAGAATGTATGATGCTCAATGCTGTCAACAAAAGTGAAGAATCACGGCAAGAATACAGACCCGAAGGCCCATTGGTTATGTGCAAATATTT GCCTAAGGAGTTTATAGAATGCGAAGAACCAATTGATCATAAAGGAAACAAAACTGCCAAAGATGAAGCCGGCTTTGGATGTGTCAAG tttggaGGCTCCCGCTACGAAGATGTGGAAAAAACAGAAGTGTCTTGTACAGTTTTGCCGGATATAGAATGCTTTGGACCAAGAACATTCTTTAAAGAAGGTGTTCCCTGTATCAGATACAGTGGACATTATTTTGCCACCACATTGCTCTACAGTATTTTGCTCGGTTTTCTGGGGATGGATCGTTTTTGTCTTGGACAGACAGGAACAGCAGTAGGGAAATTATTATCGCTGGGCGGTTTGGGAGTTTGGTGGATAGTTGACATGATATTGCTGGTGACAAATTCTCTCCAGCCTGAAGATGGCAGCAATTGGAATCCTTATGTATGA
- the eIF2Bbeta gene encoding translation initiation factor eIF-2B subunit beta gives MVEVTENGVHKSAIKLVNDLNYGKISGTYHIVVATVSMLKEIITSCEWGTAKKLMELITLNGKYVIDAIPLEACVGNMVRRILQIIREEYTLELKNKPEEADPQESLHKILTSGGDQDIDFNISVPDLKSALVEHVNEFEVELETCSGNITEQASEHIHSNEIVMTLGKSKLVEDFFKEAAETRAFEVIVAEGGPFLSGQEMAVNLAKAKIKTTLISDVAIFAMMSRVNKVIIGTHTVMANGGLKALTGSHTVAQAAKHYSVPVMVLLPLYKLSPLYLCSYDQDGFNRHAAPTQGVIDGANAPLMEKIQAYNPVFDYVPPELVTLFISNTGGNAPSYIYRLLSELYHPDDYEL, from the exons ATGGTCGAAGTAACTGAAAATGGTGTTCATAAAAGCGCTATTAAATTAGTGAACGATCTTAATTATGG aaaAATTAGCGGAACTTATCATATTGTTGTTGCCACTGTATCGATGCTGAAAGAAATAATCACGAGTTGTGAATGGGGCACAGCCAA AAAACTTATGGAATTGATAACTCTCAATGGCAAGTATGTCATTGATGCAATTCCTTTGGAAGCTTGCGTCGGCAATATGGTACGCAGAATATTGCAAATTATTCGAGAAGAATATACActggaattaaaaaataaaccgGAAGAAGCTGATCCACAGGAATCTCTTCACAAAATTTTGACTTCAGGCGGTGATCAAGACATTGACTTTAATATTTCAGTGCCAGATTTGAAATCGGCTTTGGTTGAGCATGTCAATGAATTTGAAGTCGAATTGGAAACATG CTCTGGAAATATAACAGAACAAGCATCAGAACATATTCACTCTAATGAGATTGTAATGACTCTTGGGAAATCTAAGTTGGTGGAGGATTTCTTTAAAGAAGCAGCTGAAACTCGAGCCTTCGAAGTGATAGTGGCGGAAGGAGGACCATTTTTAAGT GGTCAAGAAATGGCGGTCAATTTGGCAAaggcaaaaataaaaacaactcTTATTTCGGACGTTGCAATATTTGCCATGATGTCGCGTGTCAATAAAGTTATCATTGGCACCCACACAGTGATGGCTAATGGAGGGCTCAAAGCACTCACAGGATCGCACACAGTTGCCCAAGCTGCTAAACACTACTCTGTCCCAGTGATGGTATTACTACCACTTTATAAATTGTCACCACTTTATTTATGCTCGTACGATCAAGATGGATTCAATAGACACGCGGCGCCGACTCAGGGAGTTATAGACGGTGCGAATGCGCCGCTTATGGAAAAAATACAGGCATACAATCCAGTTTTTGATTACGTTCCACCAGAACTCGTCACGCTATTTATTTCTAATAC aggTGGGAACGCACCATCGTACATTTATCGATTGCTGAGTGAACTGTATCATCCGGACGATTACGAATTATGA